In Anaerolineae bacterium, the following are encoded in one genomic region:
- a CDS encoding extracellular solute-binding protein has protein sequence MKKYVSVAVLLVMLLVVLPASLVGAKPLAQGEDYTVQADDWLSKLADKFYGDANAYWAIMSATNKANADDASYAKITNPDAIEVGAKLLIPAQADAEAFMAGFDPAEADVGQLFASGAKGQLLVGNWWTSGGEFAGINAVYEIYRRENPDVELIHAGVAGGAGTNFKGANLNKLIAGDPFDTFQLHAGKEALLYSPEEYLMPVDDVLEEAGVLPLMPEDLKNVLKIDGKTYTVPLNIHRGNVMWTNNRVLEQAGVTVPATFEEFAAVCQTLKAAGVVPLAQGSTDRFEVFHTFETVLPGTMGPDKTLGLYDGSTSWADPGVTEALENFNMMLDCVNEDWGNINWPAAIHMVIEDQAAFNIMGDWAFGEVLFFDATDYVGWNPPPGNAGLFNMVSDGFAITKAAPNPENAAEFVKIITRKEAQEAFNMHKGSICARTDCDYSTFSFPAYFEGSASDFATGRVLPSMAHGSAIHPAWQQQVSDIMTQFGSDRDVAKAQAALVLAAEDAGYPQ, from the coding sequence ATGAAGAAGTATGTAAGTGTTGCAGTATTGTTAGTGATGTTGCTGGTAGTGCTGCCGGCCTCGCTGGTGGGGGCCAAGCCGCTGGCCCAGGGAGAGGATTATACGGTACAGGCTGATGACTGGCTGTCGAAATTGGCAGACAAGTTTTACGGCGATGCCAACGCCTACTGGGCCATTATGAGCGCCACCAACAAGGCCAACGCGGATGACGCCAGCTATGCCAAAATCACCAACCCCGATGCCATTGAAGTTGGGGCCAAGTTGCTCATTCCGGCTCAGGCCGACGCCGAAGCGTTTATGGCCGGGTTTGATCCAGCCGAGGCAGATGTGGGCCAACTGTTTGCCAGCGGGGCCAAGGGCCAGTTGCTGGTGGGCAACTGGTGGACCTCCGGTGGTGAGTTTGCCGGGATCAACGCGGTTTATGAGATTTACCGCCGCGAGAATCCGGATGTGGAGTTGATCCACGCGGGTGTTGCCGGTGGCGCCGGCACAAACTTTAAGGGCGCGAACCTGAACAAGTTGATTGCAGGCGACCCCTTTGATACCTTCCAATTGCACGCGGGCAAGGAAGCGTTGCTGTATTCGCCGGAAGAGTATCTGATGCCGGTAGATGACGTTCTGGAAGAAGCGGGCGTATTGCCGTTAATGCCGGAAGATTTGAAAAACGTGCTGAAGATTGACGGCAAAACCTACACCGTGCCCCTGAACATTCACCGGGGTAATGTGATGTGGACCAACAACCGGGTATTGGAGCAGGCCGGCGTGACCGTACCGGCCACCTTTGAAGAGTTTGCAGCAGTGTGTCAAACCTTGAAGGCCGCAGGCGTGGTGCCGTTGGCTCAAGGCAGCACTGACCGGTTTGAAGTGTTCCACACCTTTGAAACGGTATTACCGGGCACCATGGGCCCAGACAAGACGTTGGGCCTGTATGATGGCAGCACTTCGTGGGCAGACCCTGGCGTGACCGAGGCGCTGGAAAACTTCAATATGATGCTGGATTGCGTGAACGAGGACTGGGGCAACATCAACTGGCCCGCCGCGATTCACATGGTGATCGAGGACCAGGCAGCCTTCAACATTATGGGCGACTGGGCCTTTGGCGAAGTGCTCTTCTTTGACGCCACGGACTATGTCGGCTGGAATCCACCGCCGGGGAACGCAGGCCTGTTCAACATGGTGAGTGACGGGTTTGCCATCACCAAGGCCGCGCCGAATCCGGAGAACGCTGCGGAATTTGTAAAAATCATCACCCGCAAGGAAGCGCAGGAAGCCTTTAACATGCACAAAGGCTCCATCTGCGCGCGGACGGACTGCGACTATAGCACCTTCTCCTTCCCGGCCTACTTCGAGGGTTCGGCCAGCGACTTTGCCACCGGGCGCGTATTACCGAGTATGGCCCACGGGTCAGCAATACATCCGGCCTGGCAGCAGCAGGTGTCGGATATTATGACCCAGTTTGGTTCGGATCGGGATGTAGCCAAGGCGCAAGCGGCATTGGTGCTGGCTGCTGAAGATGCCGGTTACCCCCAATAA
- a CDS encoding carbohydrate ABC transporter permease, translating to MATQTLPRPRFQFRISRLIIYLILLSFTVFYILPVYLIIITSFKQYADVNLYRMWDFPPVLTLEHCTNPAFFCFDSFYEAWFGGPSVTVGMSQAFMNSLTMTVPATLISTVLGSINGYILAKWKFRYADIVFSLVLFGMFIPYQAVLIPLTITVKNIGLYGNLWGLVFVHTIYSIPIAALIFRNYYATIPNEIMEASRIDGGNIFSVYRYIILPLSPPAFVVVLIWQFTNIWNDFLFAVTLVQNKYQPMTVALNNIAGSFSVQWNVQMAAAFLTALPTLLVYIILGRYFLRGLLAGSLKG from the coding sequence ATGGCAACTCAAACGCTTCCCCGGCCTCGATTTCAATTCCGTATATCTCGATTGATCATCTACCTTATTCTTCTTTCGTTCACGGTTTTTTACATTTTGCCGGTCTATCTGATTATTATTACCAGTTTTAAGCAATATGCGGATGTGAACCTGTACCGGATGTGGGACTTTCCGCCGGTGCTGACGCTAGAGCATTGCACCAATCCGGCCTTTTTCTGTTTTGACAGCTTTTATGAGGCCTGGTTTGGCGGCCCTTCGGTGACTGTTGGGATGAGCCAGGCTTTTATGAATAGCCTGACCATGACTGTCCCGGCCACGCTTATTTCAACCGTGCTGGGTTCGATCAATGGCTATATCCTGGCCAAGTGGAAGTTTCGCTATGCCGACATTGTCTTTTCCCTGGTGCTGTTTGGCATGTTCATCCCTTATCAGGCAGTCTTGATCCCCTTGACCATTACCGTAAAAAATATAGGGCTTTACGGCAATTTGTGGGGCCTGGTTTTTGTTCACACAATCTACAGTATTCCCATTGCGGCCCTGATTTTCCGCAATTACTATGCCACCATCCCCAATGAGATTATGGAAGCCTCGCGGATTGATGGAGGTAATATCTTCAGTGTCTATCGTTATATCATCTTGCCGTTATCGCCGCCGGCCTTTGTGGTGGTGTTGATCTGGCAGTTCACCAATATCTGGAATGATTTTCTGTTTGCGGTAACCCTGGTCCAGAACAAGTACCAGCCGATGACCGTTGCCTTGAACAATATTGCCGGGAGTTTCTCGGTGCAGTGGAACGTGCAGATGGCCGCCGCTTTCCTCACGGCTCTGCCAACCTTGCTGGTTTATATCATCCTGGGACGTTACTTCTTACGCGGATTGTTGGCGGGATCGTTGAAGGGGTAG
- a CDS encoding sugar ABC transporter permease: protein MSISLNRNWEKIVGFIILLPSLIGVAVFVYGFIGWSALVSVSNWKLGAKPDYTFSGLDAYARLFGIGERYATSIDAIRFGADVRNVIGFTLLFIAGCIIVGFSLATVLDRNVRGEGFFRNLYLFPMAISFIVTGLAWRWMFTSGDPNVGSTGINLLFEHLGLGFFKPNWASDLVFHLPAESGVGQFLSGIGLGWMASPRLGVSLGVLTLVVAAIWQMSGYTMALYLAGLRGISDDLREAARVDGATEWQVYWNVIIPLLKPITLSVIIILAHSSLKIYDLVIAMGGQGPGFVKDMPAVNMWDTTFGQSRFAQGAAIGMVLLMLSSLLIVPYLTFSLRQEEER from the coding sequence ATGAGCATTAGTTTGAATAGAAACTGGGAGAAAATAGTTGGATTTATCATTCTTCTCCCCTCCCTCATTGGTGTAGCCGTTTTTGTGTATGGTTTCATTGGCTGGAGCGCCTTGGTATCGGTGTCGAATTGGAAGTTGGGGGCCAAACCGGATTACACCTTTTCTGGGCTTGATGCTTACGCCCGGTTGTTTGGAATAGGGGAGCGGTACGCCACTAGTATTGACGCGATCCGTTTTGGGGCAGACGTGCGTAACGTCATTGGCTTCACTCTTCTTTTTATTGCTGGCTGCATTATCGTTGGTTTTTCCCTGGCCACGGTATTGGATCGGAACGTGAGGGGGGAGGGGTTCTTTCGCAATTTGTACCTGTTCCCCATGGCGATTTCGTTCATTGTAACGGGGTTGGCCTGGCGGTGGATGTTCACGTCGGGGGACCCGAATGTGGGCAGCACCGGGATCAATTTGCTTTTTGAGCATCTGGGCTTGGGCTTTTTCAAGCCGAACTGGGCCAGTGATCTGGTGTTTCACCTTCCGGCGGAGTCAGGAGTGGGGCAGTTTTTGAGCGGTATCGGATTGGGTTGGATGGCTTCGCCGCGGTTGGGAGTATCGCTGGGGGTATTGACCCTGGTAGTGGCAGCGATATGGCAAATGTCGGGGTATACCATGGCCCTGTATCTGGCCGGGCTGCGGGGAATATCAGATGATCTACGGGAAGCAGCGCGGGTGGATGGCGCGACTGAGTGGCAGGTGTATTGGAATGTCATCATCCCGTTGTTAAAGCCAATCACCCTGAGCGTGATCATTATCCTGGCCCACTCATCGTTGAAAATTTATGACCTGGTGATAGCGATGGGAGGTCAGGGTCCCGGGTTTGTCAAGGACATGCCCGCGGTGAATATGTGGGACACCACTTTTGGACAATCTCGATTTGCCCAGGGAGCGGCGATAGGCATGGTGTTATTGATGTTAAGTTCGCTGTTGATTGTTCCCTACCTGACCTTCAGTTTACGCCAAGAGGAGGAACGATAA
- a CDS encoding NUDIX hydrolase, giving the protein MLTLKRNLAGWLQCFPPLRWGLKFAAWLWAPRQHVGAVGAVFNRAGQVLLVEHVFRPGYNWGLPGGWVERGENPADAVRRELKEELGLKVEVKQILLCETQGDEAHSSTPLGLGLAYYCRLANEQQGLETAHFISHTFEILSCQWVDPQAIARPLPALAQKAITLAQQEFEREQETGG; this is encoded by the coding sequence ATGCTAACGCTGAAACGAAATTTGGCCGGCTGGCTCCAGTGTTTTCCTCCCTTACGGTGGGGCTTAAAGTTTGCCGCCTGGCTATGGGCGCCGCGCCAACACGTGGGCGCAGTAGGCGCGGTCTTTAACCGGGCGGGACAGGTTTTGCTGGTTGAACACGTTTTTCGGCCCGGCTATAATTGGGGGCTGCCCGGCGGCTGGGTTGAACGCGGCGAGAACCCGGCAGATGCGGTTCGGCGCGAGCTGAAAGAGGAACTGGGGCTAAAGGTTGAGGTTAAACAAATTCTACTCTGTGAAACGCAAGGCGACGAAGCCCACAGCAGCACCCCGCTGGGCCTGGGCCTGGCTTACTACTGCCGTTTGGCAAACGAACAACAAGGTCTTGAAACCGCTCACTTTATCAGCCATACCTTTGAAATTCTTTCGTGCCAATGGGTTGATCCCCAGGCTATTGCCCGGCCGTTACCGGCCCTGGCCCAAAAGGCCATCACCCTGGCCCAACAAGAATTTGAGCGCGAGCAGGAGACAGGTGGATGA
- a CDS encoding response regulator — protein sequence MWNIKQATKENPEFSSSAIELLQSTSRNLIFVTSVIYLLWHFVATLTWSDVFMTRVWFVTPIVLLTSVLSLWLLAKHFRLAQAVWQVGLALAITMAYYIYQQPEVTFLYVLLPLMAVVTVSQISGLLAEGLVIVLVGWLSYTNIMPPLPSGYGLSIVVGGAFTGLLGWAASHTLLTVTHWSLFNFNQAQENLKDAHQHRGEVVRVMKTLDQAYSQIERTNHMLVLARAEAEEAQEARNRFALAVSHELRTPLNFILGFSEMMVNSPKTYAHLKNWPPGLYEDIQEIYRSSTHLLRLVNDVLDLGQIEARQMTLFKETINLPQLVQEVAEMVEPVLNRKGLYFRAEIEPDLPQVFADLTRIRQVLLNLVTNSVRFTERGGVTVCLQKDDGAILARVEDTGTGIAQEDIPKLFEEFRQVGEGSWRRREGAGLGIPISRRFVQLHGGRMWAESDGVGQGTRFYFTLPTADPTAELVASPGLGVSSGKMANTRHWQSLKRKAEQERLLLILSPDPAAGELMSHYAEDCAVLALNQPDQIPGQIIELLPHALIVDQTIIEDPQVQAALQDLPYDLPVVSFIFPGDQNRLKLLPDEVSNYLVKPITRQALAKTVQNLGPDVRNLLVVDDDPAMVRFVTLALEDEPNGKSPGQRSEAGYHFSTAFTGNEALEQLQQQPPDAILLDLGLPDINGWEVLAHVRQEPELAHLPVIIITANDLPQMLQADRPETLQVLLKRPFSRPELTAILKCLMETIQPAYPAPSTSAGPAPPVAIFG from the coding sequence ATGTGGAACATCAAACAAGCCACAAAAGAAAACCCCGAATTTTCCTCTTCGGCCATTGAATTACTCCAGTCTACCTCACGCAACCTTATTTTTGTGACCAGCGTTATCTATTTGCTCTGGCATTTTGTGGCAACGTTAACCTGGTCTGACGTTTTTATGACCAGGGTGTGGTTTGTCACGCCCATTGTTCTTCTTACTAGCGTTCTTTCACTTTGGTTGTTAGCCAAACACTTCAGGCTGGCTCAGGCTGTATGGCAAGTAGGCTTGGCCCTGGCCATTACCATGGCCTATTACATTTACCAACAACCGGAGGTCACTTTTTTGTATGTCCTGTTGCCCCTCATGGCCGTGGTCACAGTGAGCCAAATCAGCGGCTTGCTGGCCGAGGGTTTGGTGATAGTTTTGGTGGGGTGGCTTTCTTACACCAATATTATGCCCCCTCTCCCGTCCGGTTATGGACTGAGCATTGTGGTGGGCGGCGCCTTTACCGGCTTGTTGGGTTGGGCCGCTTCACACACGCTGCTAACGGTTACCCATTGGTCGCTCTTTAACTTCAATCAAGCGCAGGAAAATTTAAAAGATGCCCACCAGCACCGGGGAGAGGTGGTGCGGGTAATGAAGACCCTGGATCAGGCCTACTCCCAAATAGAGCGAACCAACCACATGTTGGTTTTGGCCCGAGCCGAAGCAGAAGAAGCGCAAGAGGCGCGCAATCGTTTTGCCCTGGCCGTGAGTCATGAATTACGGACGCCCCTCAACTTTATCCTGGGCTTCAGCGAAATGATGGTCAACTCCCCCAAAACCTATGCTCATTTAAAAAACTGGCCGCCCGGTCTTTACGAAGACATCCAGGAAATCTATCGGAGCAGCACCCACCTGTTGCGCCTGGTCAACGACGTGCTCGACCTGGGCCAGATAGAGGCCCGGCAAATGACCCTCTTCAAAGAAACCATAAATCTACCGCAACTGGTGCAAGAGGTGGCAGAGATGGTTGAACCTGTATTGAACCGCAAAGGTTTGTATTTTCGGGCCGAAATTGAACCTGACTTACCCCAAGTTTTTGCCGACCTGACCCGGATCAGGCAGGTTTTGCTCAACCTGGTCACTAACAGCGTGCGCTTTACCGAACGGGGGGGGGTGACGGTTTGCCTGCAAAAAGACGACGGCGCTATTTTGGCGAGGGTGGAGGATACGGGCACCGGCATTGCTCAAGAGGATATTCCTAAACTGTTTGAGGAGTTCAGGCAGGTGGGTGAGGGAAGCTGGCGGCGGCGAGAAGGGGCCGGTTTGGGCATTCCCATCAGCCGGCGTTTTGTGCAACTACACGGCGGGCGGATGTGGGCCGAGAGCGACGGCGTAGGGCAAGGCACCCGTTTTTATTTCACCTTACCTACTGCTGACCCTACGGCCGAGTTGGTCGCTTCGCCCGGCCTAGGCGTTTCCAGTGGCAAGATGGCCAACACCCGCCACTGGCAATCCCTTAAAAGAAAAGCGGAACAAGAACGATTGCTCTTGATCCTTTCTCCCGATCCGGCAGCGGGAGAATTAATGAGCCACTATGCCGAAGATTGCGCGGTGCTGGCCCTCAATCAACCAGACCAGATACCCGGCCAGATAATCGAGTTGCTGCCCCACGCTTTAATAGTTGACCAGACGATTATTGAAGACCCTCAGGTTCAAGCGGCGCTGCAAGATTTGCCCTACGACCTGCCGGTAGTTAGTTTTATTTTTCCCGGCGACCAGAACCGGCTTAAACTTTTGCCGGATGAGGTGTCTAACTACCTGGTCAAACCCATCACCCGCCAGGCGTTGGCCAAAACGGTGCAGAACCTGGGCCCAGACGTTCGTAACTTGTTGGTGGTAGACGACGACCCGGCCATGGTTCGTTTTGTCACCCTGGCCCTGGAAGATGAACCTAATGGCAAAAGCCCTGGCCAGAGGTCTGAAGCAGGTTATCACTTTAGCACGGCCTTTACCGGCAACGAGGCCCTGGAACAATTGCAGCAACAGCCCCCCGATGCAATTTTGCTGGACCTGGGTTTGCCCGACATCAACGGCTGGGAAGTATTGGCCCACGTCCGGCAAGAGCCTGAGCTGGCCCACCTGCCGGTTATTATCATTACGGCCAATGATTTACCGCAAATGCTTCAGGCCGACCGGCCGGAGACATTACAGGTTTTGTTGAAGCGCCCTTTCTCCCGGCCGGAATTGACGGCTATTCTAAAATGTCTTATGGAGACTATTCAGCCCGCCTACCCGGCCCCGTCAACTTCAGCCGGGCCAGCGCCTCCAGTAGCGATTTTTGGGTAA
- a CDS encoding hybrid sensor histidine kinase/response regulator translates to MIDRAEFERLVKDGLTNIHNYAALETHPLVSYLPPSADQQTSRGEHLRQLLLRAVNKLQPPDRMSSMVSIEWRPYLILKGRYVDGLSLPDLKSQLSLSGRQLRREHGRALKAVATLLWDQTRPDEAGSAKKETPPEAGEEWDNGFDAFEITPESLDLAEVAQEVAGIFQQRAQSEAVELRLDLPPELPPVLADRIILRQIILSLFSYALHIHAGQTITVGAGAEGEQVIFRIQTQVDEEIAASIDEDEETPLEFARYWSQRLGATFQELLPPEPGAGLSELILSLPRAGQGVALIVDDQETAIRMFRRYLSQTNLKVMGVKEANQVLPLARQWQPQVITLDVMMPTMDGWEILQNLQTDPETQHIPVIVCSVWDEPELAFSLGAADFLKKPITQKSLLEALARLKLTGPGRRAE, encoded by the coding sequence ATGATAGACCGCGCCGAGTTTGAAAGACTGGTTAAAGATGGGCTAACAAATATTCATAATTATGCTGCCCTGGAAACCCATCCCCTGGTTTCTTATCTCCCACCCTCTGCCGACCAGCAGACCAGCCGGGGCGAGCATTTGCGCCAATTGTTGCTCCGGGCTGTCAATAAACTGCAACCGCCAGATAGAATGTCGTCAATGGTTTCAATTGAATGGCGGCCCTATTTGATTCTCAAGGGGCGGTATGTAGATGGCTTGAGTCTGCCAGACTTAAAAAGCCAACTATCGTTGAGTGGGCGACAACTCCGCCGGGAACATGGCCGGGCCTTGAAAGCTGTGGCTACCTTGTTGTGGGACCAAACCCGGCCAGATGAGGCAGGTTCAGCCAAAAAAGAAACTCCTCCAGAAGCCGGAGAAGAATGGGACAATGGGTTTGATGCTTTTGAGATTACCCCAGAATCGCTTGATTTAGCCGAGGTGGCCCAAGAGGTCGCCGGTATCTTTCAACAGCGAGCGCAAAGCGAGGCGGTAGAACTGCGCCTGGACCTACCCCCAGAACTTCCGCCTGTTTTGGCCGACCGGATTATTCTGCGCCAGATTATTTTGAGTCTGTTTAGTTACGCCTTACATATCCACGCTGGCCAGACCATCACCGTTGGCGCGGGAGCAGAAGGGGAGCAAGTTATCTTTCGGATTCAAACGCAAGTGGACGAGGAGATTGCTGCGTCTATAGATGAAGACGAAGAAACGCCTTTGGAATTTGCGCGATATTGGAGCCAACGCCTGGGCGCAACCTTTCAAGAGCTTCTTCCCCCTGAACCGGGGGCCGGCTTGAGCGAACTGATCCTGTCGCTGCCTCGCGCCGGCCAGGGGGTGGCCCTGATTGTGGATGACCAAGAAACGGCCATCCGCATGTTTCGCCGCTACCTGAGCCAGACCAACCTTAAAGTAATGGGGGTTAAAGAGGCAAACCAGGTTTTGCCGTTGGCGCGCCAATGGCAGCCCCAGGTAATTACCCTGGATGTGATGATGCCCACCATGGATGGCTGGGAAATTTTACAAAACCTGCAAACAGACCCGGAAACCCAACACATTCCGGTGATTGTATGTTCGGTGTGGGACGAACCTGAACTGGCTTTTTCATTAGGAGCCGCCGATTTTCTCAAAAAACCCATTACCCAAAAATCGCTACTGGAGGCGCTGGCCCGGCTGAAGTTGACGGGGCCGGGTAGGCGGGCTGAATAG